One genomic region from Streptomyces sp. NBC_00457 encodes:
- the crcB gene encoding fluoride efflux transporter CrcB yields the protein MNWLLVVVGGMVGVPLRYLTDRAVQKRHDTVFPWGTFTANVVGCFVLGLLAGVAVAGAASSHMQLLFGTGLCGALTTYSTFSYETLRLAEDGAKFFAAANIVASVVAGLGAAFIGAAFAEALWA from the coding sequence GTGAACTGGCTGCTGGTGGTGGTCGGCGGGATGGTTGGCGTGCCGCTGCGGTATCTGACCGACCGGGCGGTGCAGAAGCGGCACGACACGGTCTTCCCTTGGGGCACCTTCACTGCCAACGTTGTCGGCTGCTTTGTCCTTGGCCTGCTGGCCGGAGTGGCAGTGGCCGGGGCCGCCTCCTCGCACATGCAGCTGCTGTTCGGTACCGGGCTGTGCGGGGCTTTGACGACGTATTCAACGTTCTCGTACGAGACGCTGCGGCTGGCCGAAGACGGGGCGAAGTTCTTCGCCGCGGCCAACATCGTCGCAAGCGTCGTGGCGGGCCTGGGCGCGGCGTTCATCGGAGCGGCCTTCGCAGAGGCGTTGTGGGCGTGA
- a CDS encoding rhodanese-like domain-containing protein translates to MTSPLTPVALRTDQARTRLHELTVIDVRTPAEYASGHLPGALNIPLDRLRRALPEIRHAAERGDVLVVCASGARSESACRQLAEQGIQTATLAGGTGAWAADGHDLHRPAACDTRANWSMERQVRFTAGAVVVLGLVLGLLVHPAFQFLAAGIAGGLVFSAVTDTCGMAVLLGKLPHNRPRAADLDAALAALRSR, encoded by the coding sequence ATGACCAGCCCCCTCACCCCCGTCGCCCTCCGTACCGACCAGGCCCGCACCCGGCTGCACGAGCTCACCGTCATCGACGTACGCACGCCCGCCGAGTATGCCTCCGGCCATCTGCCCGGCGCTCTGAACATCCCCCTGGACCGGCTCCGGCGGGCGCTGCCGGAGATACGACACGCCGCCGAGCGCGGCGACGTCCTCGTCGTGTGCGCCTCCGGCGCCCGTTCGGAGAGCGCCTGCAGGCAACTGGCCGAGCAGGGCATACAGACCGCCACCCTCGCCGGAGGCACCGGCGCCTGGGCCGCCGACGGTCACGACCTGCACCGTCCCGCCGCCTGCGACACCCGGGCCAACTGGAGCATGGAACGGCAGGTGCGCTTCACCGCCGGGGCGGTGGTGGTTCTGGGGCTCGTCCTCGGTCTGCTCGTGCACCCCGCGTTCCAGTTCCTCGCCGCCGGTATCGCGGGCGGGCTGGTCTTCTCCGCGGTCACCGACACGTGCGGCATGGCGGTCCTCCTCGGCAAGCTGCCCCACAACCGCCCTCGGGCGGCCGACCTCGACGCGGCGCTCGCCGCCCTGCGCAGCCGGTGA
- a CDS encoding SulP family inorganic anion transporter, giving the protein MSTSALSPATRLRGLRPDWLSDPKVWRTEVLAGLVVALALIPEAISFSIIAGVDPAIGLFASFTMAVTISIVGGRRAMISAATGAVALVIAPLNREYGFGYLVATVILAGVFQIILGALGVAKLMRFVPRSVMVGFVNALAILIFMAQVPELHDVPWPVYPLIIGGLALMVFFPKITTVIPAPLVSIVILTVITVAAGIAVPTVGDKGDLPSSLPVPGLPDVPFTMETLTTVAPYALAMALVGLMESLMTAKLVDDITDTHSSKTRESLGQGIANIVTGFFGGMGGCAMIGQTMINVKVSGARTRLSTFLAGAFLMVLCIVFGPVVSDIPMAALVAVMVMVSFATFDWHSIAPKTLKRMPAGEIAVMVITVASVVSTDNLAIGVVIGSITAMVIFAKRVAHLANVTAVIDPDGTTVVYRVTGELFFASSNDLVGQFNYATDPDKVVIDLTDAHIWDASSVAALDAIETKYEQRGKTVEIVGLNQPSAQIHEKLSGELAGSH; this is encoded by the coding sequence TTGTCTACGTCCGCACTGTCTCCTGCCACGCGACTGCGCGGCCTGCGCCCCGACTGGCTGTCCGACCCGAAGGTCTGGCGCACGGAGGTCCTGGCAGGCCTGGTGGTCGCGCTTGCGCTGATCCCGGAGGCGATCTCGTTCTCCATCATCGCCGGGGTCGACCCGGCGATCGGCCTGTTCGCGTCCTTCACCATGGCCGTGACCATCTCGATCGTCGGCGGACGTCGCGCGATGATCTCAGCTGCGACCGGTGCCGTCGCCCTGGTCATCGCCCCGCTCAACCGTGAGTACGGCTTCGGCTACCTGGTCGCGACCGTGATCCTGGCCGGCGTATTCCAGATCATCCTCGGTGCGCTCGGCGTCGCGAAGTTGATGAGATTCGTGCCCCGCTCGGTGATGGTGGGCTTCGTCAACGCCCTAGCCATCCTGATCTTCATGGCCCAGGTTCCCGAGTTGCACGACGTGCCCTGGCCCGTCTACCCGCTGATCATCGGCGGCTTGGCGCTCATGGTGTTCTTCCCGAAGATCACGACCGTGATTCCGGCGCCGCTCGTGTCCATCGTCATCCTCACCGTGATCACGGTCGCCGCCGGAATCGCGGTGCCGACGGTGGGCGACAAGGGCGACCTGCCGTCCTCCCTGCCGGTACCGGGCCTGCCCGACGTGCCCTTCACGATGGAGACCCTGACCACCGTCGCCCCTTATGCACTCGCGATGGCGCTGGTCGGCCTGATGGAATCCTTGATGACCGCGAAGCTGGTCGACGACATCACCGACACGCACTCCTCCAAGACCCGCGAGTCCCTCGGGCAGGGCATTGCCAACATCGTCACCGGCTTCTTCGGCGGCATGGGCGGCTGCGCCATGATCGGCCAGACGATGATCAACGTGAAGGTGTCCGGCGCCCGCACGCGCCTGTCCACCTTCCTGGCAGGGGCGTTTCTGATGGTGCTGTGCATCGTCTTCGGGCCGGTCGTCTCCGACATTCCCATGGCGGCGTTGGTCGCGGTGATGGTGATGGTGTCCTTCGCGACCTTCGACTGGCACTCCATCGCCCCGAAGACCCTGAAGCGGATGCCAGCCGGGGAGATCGCCGTCATGGTCATCACCGTGGCCAGCGTGGTCTCCACCGACAACCTCGCCATCGGCGTCGTCATCGGCTCCATCACCGCCATGGTGATCTTCGCCAAGCGGGTCGCTCACCTCGCAAACGTCACCGCGGTCATCGACCCCGATGGCACCACCGTCGTCTACCGGGTCACCGGTGAGCTGTTCTTCGCCTCCTCCAACGACCTCGTCGGCCAGTTCAACTACGCCACCGACCCCGACAAGGTCGTCATCGACCTGACCGACGCCCACATCTGGGACGCCTCCTCGGTAGCCGCCCTGGACGCGATCGAGACCAAGTACGAGCAACGCGGCAAGACCGTCGAGATCGTGGGCCTGAACCAGCCGAGCGCCCAGATCCACGAAAAGCTCAGCGGCGAACTCGCCGGCAGTCACTGA
- a CDS encoding radical SAM protein has protein sequence MIQAPVPKRKVDRDEVFVECTKSICPMCKTPVDAQVNIRDNKVYLRKRCREHGEFEALVYGDAEEYLSSTRFNKPGTIPLTFQTEVKDGCPSDCGLCPEHKQHACLGIIEVNTACNLDCPICFADSGHQSDGYSITHEQCARMLDVFVESEGEAEVVMFSGGEPTIHKHILDFIGLAQARPIRNVTLNTNGIRLATDTTFVAELGKRNQTPGRSVNVYLQFDGFDERTHLEIRGRDLRTFKQRALDNCAEAGLTVTLVAAVEHGLNEHELGAIIEYGVDHPAVRSVAFQPVTHSGRHVPFDPLNRLTNPDVIRLIGEQLPGWFTKGDFFPVPCCFPTCRSITYLLVDGAPGNRIVVPIPRLLNVEDYLDYVTNRVLPDDGIREAVEKLWSASAFMGTATTEDKLRATAEALDCADSCGIDLPEAVKDVNDKAFMIVVQDFQDPYTLNVKQLMKCCVEEITPDGRLIPFCAYNSVGYREQVRAQMSGVPVADVAPNALPLADRLTDTPYGSKTTKSPEHRP, from the coding sequence ATGATCCAAGCCCCCGTGCCGAAGCGCAAGGTGGACCGGGACGAGGTGTTCGTGGAGTGCACCAAGTCGATCTGCCCCATGTGCAAGACGCCCGTCGACGCTCAGGTCAACATCCGTGACAATAAGGTCTACCTGCGTAAACGCTGCCGCGAGCACGGGGAGTTTGAGGCCCTGGTCTACGGGGACGCCGAGGAATACCTATCGTCGACCCGCTTCAACAAGCCCGGCACGATCCCGCTCACCTTCCAAACCGAGGTGAAGGACGGCTGCCCCTCGGACTGCGGGCTGTGCCCGGAACACAAGCAGCACGCCTGCCTCGGGATCATCGAGGTCAACACTGCGTGCAACCTCGACTGCCCGATCTGTTTCGCCGACTCCGGCCACCAGAGCGACGGCTACTCCATCACCCACGAGCAGTGTGCGCGGATGCTCGACGTGTTCGTGGAGTCCGAGGGCGAGGCCGAGGTGGTGATGTTCTCCGGCGGAGAGCCCACCATCCACAAGCACATCCTGGACTTCATCGGCCTTGCCCAAGCTCGCCCCATCAGGAACGTCACCCTCAACACCAACGGCATCCGCCTCGCCACCGACACGACCTTCGTCGCCGAACTCGGCAAGCGCAACCAGACGCCCGGCAGGTCGGTGAACGTCTACCTCCAGTTCGACGGCTTCGACGAGCGCACCCACCTGGAGATCCGGGGCCGGGACCTGCGTACGTTCAAACAGCGAGCCCTGGACAATTGCGCCGAGGCCGGCCTCACCGTCACCCTGGTCGCCGCGGTCGAACACGGGCTGAACGAACACGAGTTGGGCGCCATCATCGAGTACGGCGTCGACCACCCGGCCGTCCGCTCGGTGGCTTTCCAGCCGGTCACCCACTCCGGCCGGCATGTCCCCTTCGACCCGCTGAACCGTCTCACCAACCCCGATGTGATCCGCCTGATCGGCGAGCAACTTCCCGGCTGGTTCACCAAGGGCGACTTCTTCCCCGTGCCATGCTGCTTCCCCACCTGCCGCTCGATCACCTACCTGCTGGTGGACGGCGCACCGGGCAACCGCATCGTGGTCCCCATCCCACGGCTGCTGAACGTCGAGGACTACCTCGACTACGTCACCAACCGGGTCCTGCCCGACGACGGCATCCGCGAGGCCGTGGAGAAACTGTGGTCCGCCTCAGCGTTCATGGGCACGGCCACGACCGAGGACAAGCTCCGGGCGACCGCCGAGGCCCTGGACTGCGCGGACTCCTGCGGCATCGACCTCCCCGAGGCCGTGAAGGACGTCAACGACAAGGCGTTCATGATCGTGGTCCAGGACTTCCAGGACCCCTACACCCTGAACGTCAAGCAACTGATGAAGTGCTGCGTCGAGGAGATCACCCCGGACGGGCGGCTCATCCCGTTCTGCGCGTACAACTCCGTCGGCTACCGCGAACAGGTCCGCGCCCAGATGTCCGGCGTCCCCGTCGCCGACGTGGCACCCAACGCACTGCCCCTCGCCGACCGGCTCACCGACACCCCGTACGGCTCGAAGACGACGAAGTCCCCGGAGCACCGGCCGTGA
- a CDS encoding fluoride efflux transporter FluC, whose protein sequence is MTAPNPRMVGEPTDPDVDLRVPAQWQLFWRVQGPTVTVVALGGGLGAAARYGAAQLWPVAAGGFPWTTLWVNAVGCAVIGVFMVVISDVWAAHRLVRPFFGTGVLGGFTTFSTYAVDIQRLVDAGEARTGLAYLAAMLLMALAAVWLAVTATRRVVAWRQR, encoded by the coding sequence ATGACAGCCCCGAATCCTCGGATGGTGGGCGAGCCCACGGATCCCGACGTCGATCTGCGGGTACCCGCTCAGTGGCAGCTGTTCTGGCGGGTACAGGGACCGACCGTGACGGTGGTGGCTCTCGGCGGCGGGCTCGGGGCAGCGGCCCGGTATGGGGCGGCGCAGCTGTGGCCGGTCGCGGCGGGCGGGTTTCCGTGGACCACGTTGTGGGTCAACGCGGTCGGCTGCGCGGTGATCGGCGTGTTCATGGTGGTCATCAGCGATGTGTGGGCGGCACACCGGCTGGTGCGGCCGTTCTTCGGCACCGGGGTGTTGGGCGGGTTCACGACGTTCTCGACGTATGCCGTGGACATTCAGCGGCTGGTGGACGCCGGTGAGGCGCGGACGGGGCTGGCGTATCTGGCCGCGATGCTGCTGATGGCGCTCGCGGCGGTGTGGCTCGCGGTGACGGCAACGCGCCGCGTTGTGGCATGGAGGCAGCGATGA
- a CDS encoding CDP-alcohol phosphatidyltransferase family protein, with amino-acid sequence MDRSTRQAARRPRALTELTALHCLLLPLTRTRQDRRWVTVSWTLGALHLGLLERRDRLSAADALTLIRGNLPATTVGASRFAGVLAMASDLVDGRLARRQAAVSPFGDYADSFADAAFWTWLAVRHEPSHTVRAAAIAAWAAPIAAVTAVAIRRGTMPERPRPALLRPAAAMQGVIALRHLLRR; translated from the coding sequence ATGGACCGGTCAACGCGGCAGGCGGCCCGCCGCCCCCGGGCACTCACCGAACTCACAGCTCTGCACTGCCTGCTGCTGCCCCTGACCCGGACGCGGCAGGACCGTAGATGGGTGACGGTCAGCTGGACCCTTGGTGCTCTGCACCTGGGCCTGCTGGAGCGCCGTGACCGGCTCTCCGCTGCCGACGCGCTCACCCTGATCCGCGGCAATCTCCCCGCCACGACCGTCGGAGCGAGTCGCTTCGCGGGCGTCCTGGCCATGGCCTCCGATCTGGTGGATGGCCGACTGGCCCGGCGTCAGGCCGCCGTGTCCCCGTTCGGCGACTATGCGGACTCCTTCGCCGACGCGGCGTTCTGGACCTGGCTTGCTGTCCGGCACGAACCGAGCCATACGGTCCGGGCGGCGGCCATCGCCGCCTGGGCGGCACCGATAGCCGCGGTCACTGCTGTCGCCATACGCCGCGGCACAATGCCGGAGCGGCCCCGACCCGCGCTGCTGCGACCGGCCGCAGCCATGCAGGGCGTCATCGCGCTCCGCCACCTGCTACGCCGCTGA
- a CDS encoding MerR family transcriptional regulator: MSSEHMQIGEVAARTELSLRTIRHYEETGLVIPSARSQGGFRLYTEADVARLMVIRRMKPLGFTLDEMRDLLDATDRLDSGEELAAEDREALLERVRRYEQGATEQVEKLRTQLARAEEFAATLREHLTRMPAG, from the coding sequence GTGAGCAGCGAGCACATGCAGATCGGCGAGGTCGCCGCACGGACCGAGCTGTCGCTGCGCACCATCCGGCACTACGAGGAGACCGGCCTGGTCATCCCCTCCGCCCGCTCCCAGGGCGGCTTCCGCCTCTACACCGAGGCCGACGTGGCCCGCCTGATGGTCATCCGCCGCATGAAGCCGCTCGGCTTCACCCTGGACGAGATGCGCGATCTGCTGGACGCCACCGACCGGCTCGACTCCGGCGAGGAGCTCGCGGCAGAAGATCGGGAGGCCCTGCTGGAGCGCGTCCGCCGGTACGAGCAGGGCGCAACCGAGCAGGTGGAGAAGCTCCGCACCCAACTGGCACGGGCCGAGGAGTTCGCCGCCACACTGCGCGAACACCTCACGCGCATGCCCGCCGGGTAA
- the trxA gene encoding thioredoxin — translation MPTIELTKDNFEETVTGSGIVLIDFWAAWCGPCRMFGPVYEKAAERHSDIVFGKVDTEAQPELAGAFRISSIPTLMAVRDRTVLYSQPGALPPQALEELIGKIRAVDMDDVRRQAAAGTEERS, via the coding sequence ATGCCCACCATTGAACTGACCAAGGACAACTTCGAGGAGACCGTGACCGGCTCCGGCATCGTGCTCATCGACTTCTGGGCCGCCTGGTGCGGGCCGTGCCGCATGTTCGGCCCCGTCTATGAGAAGGCGGCCGAGCGCCACTCGGACATCGTGTTCGGCAAGGTCGACACCGAGGCCCAGCCCGAGCTGGCGGGGGCCTTCCGGATCTCTTCCATCCCCACCCTGATGGCTGTCCGCGACCGGACCGTCCTGTACTCACAACCGGGCGCCCTGCCGCCGCAGGCCCTGGAGGAGCTCATCGGCAAGATCCGGGCCGTCGACATGGACGACGTACGCCGGCAGGCCGCAGCGGGCACAGAGGAGCGAAGCTGA
- a CDS encoding DUF427 domain-containing protein, whose translation MLRAVWNGTVIAEAPRTVIVEGIHYFPAEALRREYFTDSRSRSLCFWKGLARYYTVTVDGRTNRNAAWYYPHPSPLARRIKNHVAFRQGIVVKGTPEPAQSGGAGSAA comes from the coding sequence GTGCTGCGCGCTGTATGGAACGGCACGGTGATCGCCGAAGCCCCACGCACGGTGATTGTCGAGGGCATCCACTACTTCCCAGCCGAGGCGCTGCGCCGCGAGTACTTCACCGATTCCCGCAGCCGATCGCTGTGCTTTTGGAAGGGGCTCGCCCGCTACTACACCGTCACGGTCGACGGGCGGACCAACCGGAACGCGGCCTGGTACTACCCGCACCCAAGCCCGCTTGCCCGCCGGATCAAGAACCATGTCGCGTTCCGGCAGGGCATCGTGGTGAAAGGCACCCCGGAGCCCGCGCAAAGCGGCGGCGCCGGGTCAGCGGCGTAG
- a CDS encoding rhodanese-like domain-containing protein — translation MSIFRRERGGPGRVTVQEAAARTGHGNGIAAESDADDVLLDVREPYEWQAGHAPGAVHLSLSALVAGAGLPAEAQARPLIVICRSGNRSRQAAELLAARGAEAVDVIGGMRDWAGAGLPVVDQRGGNGTVA, via the coding sequence ATGAGCATCTTCCGACGAGAACGGGGCGGCCCGGGGCGGGTGACCGTGCAGGAGGCGGCCGCGCGCACCGGCCACGGGAACGGAATCGCCGCTGAGAGCGATGCCGACGACGTACTGCTCGACGTCCGCGAACCCTACGAATGGCAGGCGGGGCACGCCCCCGGAGCCGTACACCTGTCCCTCTCGGCGCTGGTCGCCGGGGCCGGACTGCCCGCCGAGGCGCAGGCACGGCCCCTGATCGTGATCTGCCGCTCGGGCAACCGCTCCCGGCAGGCCGCCGAACTGCTGGCCGCCCGGGGCGCGGAGGCCGTGGACGTGATCGGCGGCATGCGGGACTGGGCTGGGGCGGGGCTGCCGGTGGTGGACCAGCGCGGCGGGAACGGCACCGTCGCCTGA
- a CDS encoding MBL fold metallo-hydrolase, with product MFFVDSIEVAGLGNRSYLAGGERTAVAVDPPRDVDQVIAAAARRGVRISHVVETHVHNDYVTGGLELARLTGAAYLVPAGARVSFARVPVHDGDRTEIDSDAGLTLRALGTPGHTPHHTSYALEENGTAVAVFTGGSLLIGTVGRPDLVEPRLTDRLARAQHASAHRLAAELPDDTAVLPTHGFGSFCSSAQAEGSDTTIGKEKASNEALTRDVDDFVADLLAGLDDIPAYYTHMGPVNAAGPAPVDLTPPAVADPDEIAARLAAGEWVVDLRNRVAFAAEHVSGSFNFEAEGQLATYLAWLIPWGKPVTLLAESAEQLAAAQRELVRVGIDRPAAAATGHPGGWVRESEALASFPRATFADLAGRYPAEGVVVLDVRRASEQVGGYIEGSVHIPVHALHRRLDEVPAGEVWVHCAGGMRAAIAASLLEAAGRDVVAVDDSFDAAEKAGLAVRNS from the coding sequence GTGTTCTTCGTCGACTCGATTGAGGTGGCCGGGCTCGGCAATCGCAGTTACCTGGCGGGCGGCGAGCGGACGGCGGTGGCGGTCGACCCGCCCCGTGACGTGGACCAGGTGATTGCGGCGGCAGCCCGGCGCGGGGTGCGGATCTCGCATGTCGTCGAGACGCACGTGCACAACGACTACGTCACCGGCGGACTGGAGCTCGCGCGGCTCACAGGCGCCGCCTACCTCGTTCCTGCCGGGGCCCGTGTCTCCTTCGCGCGCGTACCGGTGCACGACGGCGACCGTACGGAGATCGACTCCGACGCCGGGCTGACCCTCCGCGCGCTCGGGACACCCGGCCACACCCCGCATCACACCTCCTATGCGCTGGAGGAGAACGGCACAGCAGTCGCGGTGTTCACCGGCGGCTCCCTGCTGATCGGCACCGTCGGCCGGCCCGATCTCGTGGAACCGCGGCTGACCGATCGGCTCGCCCGCGCACAGCACGCCTCTGCGCACCGCCTGGCCGCCGAACTGCCCGACGACACGGCTGTGTTGCCGACGCACGGCTTCGGCAGCTTCTGCTCTTCCGCCCAGGCGGAGGGCAGCGACACGACCATCGGCAAGGAGAAGGCGTCCAACGAAGCCCTCACCCGGGACGTGGACGACTTTGTCGCCGACCTGCTGGCCGGCCTGGACGACATCCCCGCGTACTACACGCACATGGGGCCAGTAAACGCGGCCGGACCCGCGCCAGTCGACCTCACCCCGCCCGCCGTGGCGGACCCGGACGAGATCGCCGCCAGGCTGGCGGCGGGGGAGTGGGTGGTGGACCTGCGCAACCGTGTGGCCTTCGCCGCGGAGCATGTGTCCGGCTCGTTCAACTTCGAGGCCGAAGGGCAGCTCGCCACGTATCTCGCCTGGCTGATCCCGTGGGGTAAGCCGGTCACGCTGCTCGCCGAATCGGCCGAGCAGCTCGCCGCCGCCCAGCGCGAGCTGGTGCGCGTGGGCATCGACCGCCCTGCCGCGGCGGCTACCGGCCACCCCGGCGGCTGGGTCCGGGAGAGCGAGGCCCTTGCTTCCTTCCCGCGGGCCACGTTCGCCGATCTCGCCGGCCGGTACCCGGCGGAGGGCGTCGTCGTGCTCGATGTCCGGCGTGCTTCGGAACAGGTGGGCGGATACATCGAGGGCTCGGTCCACATCCCGGTCCACGCCCTGCACCGCCGCCTCGACGAGGTGCCCGCAGGTGAGGTGTGGGTGCACTGCGCCGGCGGGATGCGCGCCGCGATCGCCGCCTCTCTGCTGGAGGCGGCGGGCCGTGACGTCGTCGCCGTCGACGACTCCTTCGACGCGGCCGAGAAGGCCGGACTCGCCGTGCGGAACAGCTGA
- a CDS encoding metal-sensitive transcriptional regulator, which produces MELELEGADLKAVLNRLRRAQGQISGVIRMIEEGRDCEDVVTQLAAASRALDRAGFAIIATGMQQCMTDIESGRKNGEDADAMRARLEKLFLSLA; this is translated from the coding sequence GTGGAGCTGGAGCTCGAGGGTGCGGACCTGAAGGCCGTGCTGAACCGACTGCGCCGTGCGCAGGGTCAGATCTCCGGTGTGATCCGGATGATCGAGGAGGGGCGTGACTGCGAGGACGTCGTCACGCAGCTCGCCGCCGCCTCACGGGCGCTCGACCGCGCCGGTTTCGCGATCATTGCGACCGGCATGCAGCAGTGCATGACCGACATCGAATCCGGCCGCAAGAACGGCGAGGACGCGGATGCGATGCGTGCCCGGTTGGAGAAGCTATTCCTGTCGTTGGCGTGA
- a CDS encoding SRPBCC family protein, with protein MTWFGRLAVVAAAGGGAVAAGYLGLVTGALPLDVGMGRRTRPLGPQTIDVAAPRETVFEVIAQPYLGRATRAMREKVQVVERGSDMVLVAHHTPVAGGRLTATTVETVRFTRPERVDFHLVRGPVPAVTESFTLRDHEGGTRLVYEGELATDLWRAGHWWGSVVASRWEATVAASLAIVRQEAERRAALS; from the coding sequence ATGACCTGGTTCGGGCGACTGGCAGTCGTGGCGGCGGCGGGTGGGGGCGCAGTGGCAGCCGGGTATCTGGGGCTGGTCACAGGCGCCCTGCCGCTCGATGTGGGGATGGGGCGGCGGACTCGCCCCCTGGGGCCGCAGACCATCGACGTCGCAGCACCGCGTGAGACGGTTTTTGAGGTGATCGCCCAGCCCTATCTGGGGCGGGCGACCCGGGCGATGCGGGAGAAGGTGCAGGTGGTGGAGCGGGGGTCCGACATGGTGCTCGTCGCCCATCACACCCCGGTCGCGGGCGGGCGGCTGACGGCCACGACGGTGGAGACGGTTCGGTTCACCCGCCCGGAACGGGTCGACTTCCACCTGGTGCGCGGCCCCGTGCCCGCCGTCACGGAGTCCTTCACGCTTCGGGACCACGAAGGGGGCACGCGGCTGGTGTACGAGGGTGAACTCGCCACCGACCTGTGGCGGGCGGGGCACTGGTGGGGCTCGGTGGTGGCCTCGCGGTGGGAGGCCACCGTGGCCGCGTCCCTGGCCATAGTCCGGCAGGAGGCGGAGCGGCGCGCGGCCCTGTCGTGA
- a CDS encoding DUF190 domain-containing protein has translation MTRLTGSALRVTVFIGENDVWHHKPLYTEIVHRAHRAGLAGASVFRGIEGFGASSLIHTLRLLSLSEDLPVVIVIVDTEERVRAFLPQLDEVVGEGLVILDECEVIRYVGRGQDA, from the coding sequence ATGACGAGGCTGACGGGCAGCGCCCTGCGGGTGACGGTCTTCATCGGGGAGAACGATGTCTGGCACCACAAGCCGCTGTACACGGAGATCGTGCACCGCGCGCACCGGGCCGGACTGGCGGGTGCCAGCGTGTTCCGCGGGATCGAGGGGTTCGGTGCCTCGTCGCTGATCCACACCTTGCGGCTGCTGTCGCTGAGTGAGGACCTGCCGGTGGTGATCGTGATCGTGGACACCGAGGAGCGAGTGCGGGCTTTCCTGCCGCAGCTGGACGAGGTGGTGGGTGAGGGGCTGGTGATCCTCGACGAGTGCGAGGTCATCAGGTACGTGGGCAGGGGGCAGGACGCGTGA
- a CDS encoding DUF302 domain-containing protein yields MRYDRTVHVDTDFATTVGRVRDALAAQGFGILTEIDVTATLKAKLDHDMEDYVILGACNPPLAHRSLETDRSIGLLLPCNVVVRRDGDRTAVQALDPNTMVALTELDALRPVAEEATRRLDAALAALTSATADS; encoded by the coding sequence ATGCGCTACGACCGCACCGTGCACGTCGACACCGACTTCGCCACCACCGTGGGCCGAGTCCGCGACGCCCTCGCCGCCCAGGGCTTCGGCATCCTCACCGAGATCGACGTCACCGCCACCCTCAAGGCCAAGCTCGACCACGACATGGAGGACTACGTGATCCTCGGCGCCTGCAACCCGCCCCTCGCACACCGCTCCCTGGAGACCGACCGCTCCATCGGCCTGCTGCTGCCCTGCAACGTGGTCGTCCGCCGGGACGGTGACCGCACCGCCGTACAAGCCCTCGACCCGAACACGATGGTCGCCCTCACCGAACTCGACGCGCTGCGCCCGGTCGCCGAGGAGGCCACCCGCCGCCTCGACGCCGCCCTCGCCGCCCTCACATCAGCCACTGCGGACAGCTGA